TGGGTGAAACAGCCACTACCTTTACAGTTCGGCAGAGGGGACAAAtgcaataatgatgatgatgatgatgataataaaatgATCCAGGGATTATTCTAAGCAGTGGAAGAAGAATTTCCACTTCATGGGGACAGTTCATTTATTGTAGAAGCAAGCAGCTAagtattttgattattatttctaTATTCTTATTCACTTCCTAAAAAATTTAACCCACCACAAGGTAATATGGTCACATTCAGACACCAAAATGTCTTCTTTGATTTTACAACAGATCTGCTCCTAAGAATATAACATTTGGGATAGCATCACCATTTCGTACCTGACTTGAGAGATCTGGGTTCCCCATGAGTGGGGTAGTCATCCATGTATGTTGGTTTGTGTGTTTCAGAGTCAAGGGGCCAGAGAAGGAGAAGTTGAGCCGGGCAGTCGAGCAGGTCCTGAAGTGTAACATGACTCAGAGCTGGCTGCTGAGGGCCATCTGCCTGCCCCTGGCCGACTGCCTGCTCAGCACGCTGTGCCTAGATGCCACCTACCTGCGCCTCCCTGCCTGCCACATGGCCCTTAAGAACCGCAGCAGCCTGCTGAAGTCGGGGGCCTTCCTGGTGCTCGTGGATGCCCTGAAGAGCAGTGACTACGTGATCAGGGAGCAGAGGTCTCCAGCCTCTGTCTGGGCCCGGAG
Above is a genomic segment from Bos javanicus breed banteng chromosome 15, ARS-OSU_banteng_1.0, whole genome shotgun sequence containing:
- the LOC133261609 gene encoding LOW QUALITY PROTEIN: nicotinamide N-methyltransferase-like (The sequence of the model RefSeq protein was modified relative to this genomic sequence to represent the inferred CDS: inserted 1 base in 1 codon), translating into MSGVVIHVCWFVCFRVKGPEKEKLSRAVEQVLKCNMTQSWLLRAICLPLADCLLSTLCLDATYLRLPACHMALKNRSSLLKSGAFLVLVDALKSSDYVIREQRXSSLCLGPEAVEAAVGEAGYTIQQFEVISQSYSSAMADNEGLFFLVGWKLSTSV